A stretch of DNA from Danio rerio strain Tuebingen ecotype United States chromosome 10, GRCz12tu, whole genome shotgun sequence:
AATCAACTTTTCATGACATTCGAATTTGAGATGCACTTGCATGCTTTACATTCACATTTTTACAGTCATATTTTtgcacattaaataaatacacttgtgcacataatgaatttaaaattgaaaaaattttaaaaagttttaacccAAAACTTACTTCTCTGAGATGGAGATGAAGATCTCTGTCGCCGACAACACGGACACCTGGAGGCCATTTCCAACAGTTTCTCTCAGCGATGACTGAAACTATTTCTTTGAGTGTCTCTTATTAGTACTTAAGACTGTGACGCCACTCCCTTGGTTTTTTTTTAGCAATGCATGAAGCTGCTTTTTCTTTCATTTGCTCACTCGCTTCCTGCTTCTCCACATTTACAGACCTAACCAAACGATGTTTTCTGCAGCCTGCTGAACAGACTTGAAATTCAACATGCCAAAAGGTAAAGCGTAATTGTAGATTTCTTTTGCCAATTTTTGAGCGTTACACCCGTTGTTacgttattatattgttataagtAAACTATTTTAACCCTTTACAGGAGAACATAAATCTGCAGGTGACGTTTCAGCAGACGACAGTGTTGTCACTGTTGTGCTTCTGGGACAAAACAGCACTGATAAATGCCTTGTAGGAAACACAATGCTTGCATTTAAATGCTTCCAGCCAGGACAACGCATGTATCAAAAAGCTCTGGGAAGAGTCGGGAACGAGCTGCTCTACATCATAAACACCCCCGAATTTTTCTGGAGCCCAAACCAAGACCCAGAAACCAATGCTATAGAGGCAATGAAGCCATCGTACCCCGGTTCACGCATGTTCCTGCTGGTACTTCAAAATAAACAACTCTCCAATGAAGAAATGGAGATGTTCACCAAACTGAAGGAGAGATTTGGAGAGAAGATAGTGGAAAACATCACTGTGGTGCTGATCGATAGCAAAGAGTCATCAGAAGTGTCTCGCGACACAGCAAATGCCAGTCTCAAACAGATTTTGCACGAATGTAATGAAagaatgtgtgttttcagcaaagATATGAGAGGAGTCGATCTGGTCGGACAACTTCTGCCAGAGAAACCAGATGAGGATCTTGACAGGTAGACTGATATGTTACaagttgaacatttaaagtttaacatataaataaatgaaaatgtgtcATTGTTCTTTTCATTAATGTGTATCATCTTTTAGGTCAAATGTTGACAACAATAAGCAAATTAATCCAGAGGAAAAAGACAAGTCAGAGCAGCCAAAGCCTATGCAAGGTAATGTTTTGctattatttgaaaaataattttctagGCCAAATCTAGATGCTTTAAAGATACTTTAGGAAATTacattagaagagtcaaaaacgtacacaCAGAACTTTTTATAAAGCGtgaaaatatcataatttgtttgcatatatttaggaaacatgctcagtaaacattcttgtttatctgaaaaaacaatgctggtcagatattctgctttgaaaatgtgttttctgtgccAGAACGCTGtcgttgttttggttattttcacctgcccaatgccagtttagtcaattatatttcagcagccctggttgccttgttggaaaattgagtatttaattaatttattcagaaGGGCTTTGAAAGCATGGGTTCATGACAGAAATGCGACCTCCGGCGGACAGcagcagcctccgaaatgagacagattcagttccacatgaggttattaattagcaaatgatataattattatgaacgtaaacatgAGCAGCTTACATTGTAACCATGTCGTAACAAGCTTTGTGACAAGATATGCAGTAATAAGCAATctagctgtttgcaccagacgaaacacaacaaatgtacagccattcagaagcacagaatatggaCTCACTCACAAAATGGTTTATAACCTATTTATGACATATTAACTCTCTTTAACGTTATTAAATGTACAGTAGATGCTGAGTCACTCATGTGTTTACttctaaagttcagtttcaaacggtttatttccAAATTTGAGGTGAatcatctgctgctgctttcagcatatgacaataaatgtcatgaaaaatggcattcaaactcacattatgagcatttaacactgacaatgatcacaccaggtaaacctcatgtgctttattcagtttaCTGGTGTTctcctgtgagaaatagaagcagtTTCAaatatcaatttgaggtgttggttagaacaaaaacccctttaaatatggtaaatattccttctatcgggtgtcattgcttttatttagaacacggtttaaatcactCACTcatgtcctcaatctggcaaccaagAGATTAGGGGTTCCTGTGTCCATAGTGCAAGTCTTCTGTGTGAGAATAAACATTTACTGATTGAGCGCCAGTATATATCTGCCCTAAATGTTGAATATGCAAGagagaatctgataatgacaaattttTTAAATAGTCTATTTATATGTAGTCAATGACAGAGTGCAAGAGTATGAGTATAGCATAATTAACCCTCTCAAAATTTCATTTAGAATTATgcatagttgtattctgatgtcgtgtcacggtcggtgaggggaaaaaaaaaaaagagcgaagacccaattgcagaaaaatgtaggattatttattataaaatacaaataaaaataaaaggcaaaacaaaaagtACCCCTAGGGggaaaactctaataaaacaaattaacgaacaaacaaacttgactggcaggacaagacagggctggacacaacTATCGACGAcaaactggcaaaggactgaaaacataagggggattataaagcaaaaagtaaattgacacacaggtgaacatgacaaattaataatgagttcacaaggagggtgggactagacaatagacgggagagcgcatgacacagagagacaacacaagccatgcgctcacataaaacaggacaagaacatgcagccaatgagagaactcattaaccgcatgttcatgacaagacaagcacaacactgaagcacacgacaaaagcatgtGACCACGATGCAGTGGTGGTAAGagtacaaaaaaaatgtactcaattacaagtactgttacattgctgaaattgtactcaattacaagtaaaagtactggtgttaaaaagtactcaagtaaaagtacaaattactcttcgtaaaaactactcaaattacaaaattacaaattacttttttagctTGGCGGTATTGGTGGAAATATCCATAAATGCGGAGTCAGACAAGATCCaggcagtaaaacacattttacataacacatttaaagatactataaacacttttaaaactgtttaaacagcattaattatagataataattatagagcacctatagaggaaacccacgccaacatggggaaaacatgcaaactccacacagaaacaccaactgactcagccagggcttgaaccaacaaACTTTTTACTTTGAGGCGATAACAATACCCACTGCGCACcatgattattttacaaaaacaatgttttgttattttgagtttaaagatAACAGAAATATGCACAAATGCACGACTTTTTATAATTTCAACTGATGCCTcttttatctgtacgatcaatagatgatgtaataaataaaaaaaaaaacacttgcaaattatGGAGAAACTTTGTTAATTACCTAATTCGCGAACTGAACCGTCAGAAACCACAGAACAACACTGCCTAGTgcctaaacatattattaataaatataatatcacagaaattaagttatgtcttcttaccataatgttttttttttagattatagaTTGAAGTCTTAAaaaaagggtttctgcagatatcataatgtcaaatttaagactttttaagaccataaagtattaaatttaagacctatatcacaatatcaaaagcatgcaagagaaaatgcaaaaacacaaaatttgtggtaaaataaaattatttaaatagaacagtactgaagacaggttagatgcaccattgaagtgcaggaacaaaaaaacaaagaaacaaacattttgaggctgatttatactttcgcctggctccGCATTGCACACCTCCGCTGACTGTGCGCGCACCTCAAGAAATGGATGAGGCTTTAATACTAGACGTGTTCgtcattgtgatattctttaaaacatcagggGCCAGTCAAAAGAAACCTCactgtaaagtcagacggataaacagagaagtaaaacGTTTTCAGAACTACGTCATATCTTTAATAttgttcaagattttaaaaataattatttttcattatttttataatttattatgattacaaagttgggtgacggggtggggcagtgggtagcactctcgactcaaggcaaaaaggtcgctggttcaagccttggctgggtcagttggcatttctgtgtgaagtttgcatgttctccccgtgtttgcgtgggtttgctcaagatgctccggttttccccacagtccaaagacatgcattttaggtgaattaggtaagctaaattgtctgttgttgtaaatgagaatgggttgcagctggaagggcatccgctgtgtaaaacatatgctgataaatcattcggttcattccgctgtggcgaccccagattaataaaggaactaagccaaaaagaaaattaatgaatgattataaagttttataactattcaagatttttttaattagagTTTGATGCATCACTCACTTGTGTttatatctcagacagttctacctattaaagttaaatgtcaatgacaacagaacatgggttactctacaattattttttttattctggcaagaataatagcaaaaaaatatatatattattttttgcccactcaacaattgacacattattgtctggctagtttctgtcctctactaatgagctgaaaaggcaataatggtccaacaatcctgtctattatcaccaataaagcctataAATTAAGCTTGAGTACACTGTAAGCCAATGGGCTCatatattcttttccagttatcaaatacttaatttgttacttatttttttttacattgctttaacttcaaaatgATACATCAGTTTAAAACCAATAAATGGtgaaaaaacatattctgtaatcttaaaaccacctgggtctccacttttgccatggcctcttttttgttgtaacaaacttatcccctaggtttttccaaactttaacaaaacacttcctttccatggctgttgcaatttctagccaagaattattggtcatctggtcaTCTCTATGCTGATCACGCATGGTCGGATagttaagatgtctgtacagtcgtactgttacagacaaaatctcttcaaagtgattcaaattcaactcaaatcaagcgCGGCGCCGCGCGAACTGTTcacccgaaatcatgtcgcgcgcgtccaaagtgaacctccgcaaacacggcgatgacgtcacattcgccgagcgcactgagctattgcatgctggtcttttcttatttgtagttttaatactgcaaattacaataggaatagtgaaataaagaactacaccaccacgaaaccaagcaacaacaaaaaaaattaaatgagcaTTAGGAGTAGCGTTACATGtacatcggaaaaataagacctgtgcaaacatatttcagacctagaacagcgaatttgagactttttaaggcctaaaatttagatgtttatattttagacattttaagaccccacggaaaccCTGTGTAAGCCGGATGGTACAGCAGAGGGCAGGTTTCATCCACCTTTTTTTGcgctttttggatatgcacataaaaacggttgatggaaacgctataatgcgcatatattttgaaaatgtgtgtgaatggacaaaccagcaggctaagcacattgtaaaacatctaaagtgttgttttggtcattttaaaccgcctcaaccatttcagtattatattatattaataatgacctccagaattgtcaagagtgCCTGCACTCCGTGTCTCGCGCCTTCCAGCGCGCGTTCACTGCgtgcaggattgccttctgatgcgcaagtcacttattaaatgaagataatttaTTCATGCAGCTGCTCCTACTGAtgctaattctgtttttacttttgatatttgtcgccagttaatcaggtggcaattttgttctctttgacttgttggacagaaacgctgctttatttccagtcttttatgcgatattccagttttgggcatacatttaattagcattttagatgATACCATAGCTAATCACATCAGCACAGCTGTCCCCTTTTTTCCCTATGTACCTGTAGGTGAACAGCTCCTCCAGGTGTGGCAGCATTCATCCTCTGctatttcttcctcattctgtcttaaatctccatatgtaattgataactttgtgactgtatgatgacggtcacgtaaatctgcagtagcctgaacttgtttttcagttcaaataatgtaccaggcttttcattggtccgttaagatcagctttttttattggctaccgaaatgctggtcagtgcgtggctgaaatattaatttatttacagtactctgtaacgaattgtgattttaaaagtaacgaagtagattactcagcttaatttttactcaagtacaagtaaaattacaggcttaaaattctactcatgaaagtacaattaccccaaaaatgtacttaattacagtaacgtgAGTAGTTGTAATTCGTTACTCCCACCACTGCCACgatgtaaacaccaagccacgtgctttgacaagagacgcaagagacgagcacacgatagataaaacaccttaccgtgcgctcacacataagcaacgcgcatgcttcatctcagcgccaaccaaaactgaaaccaatcTAGACGGAGGcaccgagaataaagcagcgcgatgctgacagaacaaaacacacaagagcacgcgcgtctgagggacgcagagcgcgcgcgcggccacatcaagcggcAGCGCGCACATTTCCCGTACACCCACGACGcccgcgcgcacacagagacagaaacaggaccagacatgggtagtgtcggAGCTCTgaaaccaaaacaagaatttacaagaccagagtggcagaaccctgacatgtCGTCACTGTCTTTTGCATTGGACCAGGACCATGGCCTCTTCTCAAAAGCCCCCCATCCCCcatgtatttataatatttgttataaataaatataaaaatattttatttattttaaataaaaaacgtaTTATAATTGTTGACAGAGCGCCACATGAAATCTTGCCTAGgatgccaaattggttagggTCGGCCCTGTGAACTAGATCCCAAGAATCCTGCAAGTGCAACAAGAACAACTGCGAgtacaatactgtaaaaaagggtgagctaccaagcaaactAACCATGCttgaaaagttgtccatatgaaGATAGATAGGTGACACAAATGTATTCAGTTACAAATCATACACACTTCTAAGCAGTTTTGTGGTGTTTCTTcagtgttgtgcaaagaactgaaCTTAAATAATCCTTTATTCGTCAATAATGTCCtcataaatatcattagtgtgaaaaggagcaAACGTTATTGACATCATACTACTGTTAATTTCACCAAGAAACTGCACTCAAATGTATGTTAAAATACGTTTTTGCAGTTTCATAAAAATGTAGGCTAACGCATGCATTTTCAAAAGACCCTAaagtctgtttatatatatatatatatatatatatatatatatatatatatatatatatatatatatatatatatatatatatatatatatatataacattttctatacatgtattttattttctcataGAGGAGAGCATGACCATTCAGCCATCTGGGGGTGAAGGCATGACCACTATGGTGCTGCTGGGATTAAACAGCGATGATAAGTGTCTGATAGGCAACAGTATCCTCCAGCATGACTGTTTTACACCTGGAAGAACCATCTGTGATCGGGTTGTGGCTCGAGTAGGCGATCAGATGGTCTGTATTGTCAACACCCCAGACCTTTTTGTCTTCAAACCAAGACCTGACCTGATAGCAGACAGTATGGAAGAGATGCAGCCAACATACACAGGTCCACGCGTGTTCCTCATGGTACTGCAGGACAAAACACTCACGCATGAAGAGATGGAGATGATCGCAGATTTAATAGAGAAATTTGGAGAGAAACTGCTTAAGAATATGCTAGCGGTGCTCATTGGCAGCAAAGATGATAAATCTGAAAAGTGTGAAATTGAGGAGAACCTCAAAATGTTTTTAGACGAGTGTAAGGagaatatatatgtgtataggAGCGATGTGAAAAGCACTGATTTGGTCGAACAGCTTATGGGAAAAGGAAAAACACAGGAATCGGAGAAGAACTAAACATCCGGAAAAGATATCTGATCAAGGTTATATGTTACAGgtttatacacagttgaagtcaaaattattcacccttctaATTTTCTTCTGTGATAAATATTTCTCAACGgaaaatttttcacagtatttcctataatgttttttctactggagaaagtcttatttgttttattcttgtaaaccctttaaatgtcactttaagctgaatcagggtttctgcagatatcaatATCAAATTGAAGACTAATAAttgttaaatttaagacctatattaCGATAAAtcaaaaacacgcatacacaaaaaatgcacaacaaaaaaatgccaaaaaaaataaataaagtaataataaaaaataaaaatatatttaaaaaaaatgtggcaaAACACATTTATTCGAACTAAACTGTACTGAAGACTGGTTAGATGCATCACTGAACTTGAaaacttggggaaaaaaaaaaaaaaacatcttaaggctgatttacactttCGCCTAGGGGCGCATCAtgcacctccgctgactgcgaCCGCACCTCAAACCGACAAGGCTCTTTAAAATGTCAGGGGGCAATCAAAAGAAACCCACTGTAAAGttagacggataaacagagaagaaaagaaaaaaatcagaaactacgtcatatcattaatatcgtgcaagatttttaaacaaataattttttattaatttttataatggTTATAAAGTTTTATAACCATTCcaattttaatcaaactttgatgcatcacttacatttgttcatatctcagacagttctatACCttataaagtttattaaaatattaatgaccaaaaaaacatgggttgctctacaaatatatatatatatatatatatatatgtatatatatgtatatatatgtatatatatatatatatgtatatatatatatgtatatatatatacatatacatatgtatatatgtatatgtatatatatatatatatatatatatatatatatatatatatatatatatatgtatatgtatatgtatatatatatatatatatatatatatatatatatatatatatatatatatatatatatatatatatatttatttttatttattttttttttgtggtaaacACTGCTTAATCTGAAAGCAGCTGCTAGAGATCTACAGCTGATTACGGAGCCGGTTTTACTGCTAAAATGTTCATAAAGTTTACCTTTGGATTAATCATGCTGCCCTTCCCTTAAACAATGGTTTGAGTATTTAGAGAATGCATAAAGGAAAAACTAAAACATACCCTGTGTTTAAAGGTATTTTTTGTAAGGGTTTACAGTAACAGACTATGAGGAAGTAACTGTGAGAGTTCCAGTACTTTATCAAAGATGGTATTTAGATGAACATGCCAAAGGCTATCATCACTTACACCTCCAGACAGTTTCAGatattttacatttgcacaaacaGCATTAATgactcagtgttttttttttggcaacacAGAAAGATAAGCAAAAGAGAAACAAGACCCAGTTACATACGTATCAAAATGGGCCACTGCACCAaagtaagtttaaaataaatgtaaataattttacacacacacacacacacacaaacacaaagcatatTAAATTTTCCACATAACACTAGTGAAAATAAATGTTCCATCATTATTCAATgaaacttgttttgtttttttgtaaaaatgaacATACTTATTCTCGCTtgtactaattcattcattctccttcagcttagtctctatttcagaggtcgccacagcggaatgaaccgccaactattccagcatatgttttatgcagcggatgcctttctagccacaacccagtactgagaaacacccatacattcacattcacacacaaacacgcgcacacacaacgggcaatttagttaatccagttCACCTATGGGTTTCCTATAGCTGCTGTTTCCCTCATAGtccaaacacacatcaacacggggagaacatgtaaactcgaaacagaaatgccaactaacccagccgggacttgaaccagcgaatttcttgctgtgaagcgacaatGCCAAGCACTCAGTCACCGTGCCACCCGCACTTgtactaaataaaaacataaaacaataagttATCAtactacatttattacatttgaaaTGATCAAAAGCATCTTGCAGACAAATGATTCTGAATAAAATAATCTGTGTCTGTTTATAAAGTGACTTAACTGATTTTAAAACTGTTGTACTGGCTTGTGACCAACTAGTAAGACAATAGACCCTATTCCCATTTCTGGATTTTTAGTAGCGGAAGATGTCGAAGTTGGGAAAACTTGAATGGGAgagaacaacaaataattttttttttacaatcttatctGCTcgaataacaaaagaaaaactccacaattaTGTTATAACAAATTTTAAGAAAAGGAAAAAGTTGGGGAGAGAATAAGGTCAAATTTAAGGTCCTGTCCCATAGACggtgcattagaaacacctcgcacaagcagtaattcatttttttgtaatttgaagcaaagatgatgcACTACATACATAAATGATTATAAATGTCCATACTGtacgtttaaaaaaaacaaagaaaatcagAATATTAAAGCCTTTCAAGGACTAAAGATGCTGATGACCACTAAAcacgtcataacaggcttgtgaaaagggtctatgtaatatgggggggggggttacgattttaaacataaaatgtttCGCTGCTTCTTTGGTTAAACTTCTTTGGTGAACTTTGACAAGCTTTTGGAATGTCAACTGAGAATTTAAATTagtcttaaatatttaaaatcaatgGAAACTTTGAGCTTTTCTCCTTTAAAGAATACATCAGAATGATTGGTCACTTTttggtgtgtgtgggtgggtgggtggggggggggcCTGGTTGTGTGACCTTAAGACACAAGTCACACAACCAATAAGAAACATGTATTGTAACTATTGCCTCGGTTAAGTAGTTTGATGACTGTCGTCTGTTCTTGCATGCACATAAAACAGTGCCATCAGTACACATTTGAATACTAATTAAAACACAGACTTGTGAGATGCTATACATGTACAAACTAAACAAGACAGTGCTCAAAACTGATCCTTAAGAAACTCCAGTTACAGATTTTGTACTGTCAAATATGAAGTCATCCATTTGCTCATCCTCGAGCGGTTCCAAAACTTTGAGTTTTAAGCACTGaatgagttttaaaaacaaaaaaacaatatattaaagatagctgaaaaaaaattgtaatcatTGGAATGcgtagtaggaaaagcaaataataataacaacatgtacagtttttttaaagTATCTTTTTGAAACAAGCAAGTAAATTATGACAAATTTCAGAGTAgccctttaaattattttaaaggacatcttctgtaaatcatggtacaaaatgtattttttgttgatgttgttcaggaaaagaaaatgatttaaaaacagactactgtacaaaaaaaattgcattaaacaTGCATAGACTGCTTCAGAATATTCATTAACAACCATTTTAAAGAACATAAAATGCAGTTGAGGAGGTGGCAGCTGTTATCTAGACGAATGACGAGTAACTCGACGTG
This window harbors:
- the si:ch211-139n6.3 gene encoding GTPase IMAP family member 3 isoform X3, coding for MPKGEHKSAGDVSADDSVVTVVLLGQNSTDKCLVGNTMLAFKCFQPGQRMYQKALGRVGNELLYIINTPEFFWSPNQDPETNAIEAMKPSYPGSRMFLLVLQNKQLSNEEMEMFTKLKERFGEKIVENITVVLIDSKESSEVSRDTANASLKQILHECNERMCVFSKDMRGVDLVGQLLPEKPDEDLDRSNVDNNKQINPEEKDKSEQPKPMQEESMTIQPSGGEGMTTMVLLGLNSDDKCLIGNSILQHDCFTPGRTICDRVVARVGDQMVCIVNTPDLFVFKPRPDLIADSMEEMQPTYTGPRVFLMKDKQKRNKTQLHTYQNGPLHQT
- the si:ch211-139n6.3 gene encoding GTPase IMAP family member 8 isoform X1, with protein sequence MPKGEHKSAGDVSADDSVVTVVLLGQNSTDKCLVGNTMLAFKCFQPGQRMYQKALGRVGNELLYIINTPEFFWSPNQDPETNAIEAMKPSYPGSRMFLLVLQNKQLSNEEMEMFTKLKERFGEKIVENITVVLIDSKESSEVSRDTANASLKQILHECNERMCVFSKDMRGVDLVGQLLPEKPDEDLDRSNVDNNKQINPEEKDKSEQPKPMQEESMTIQPSGGEGMTTMVLLGLNSDDKCLIGNSILQHDCFTPGRTICDRVVARVGDQMVCIVNTPDLFVFKPRPDLIADSMEEMQPTYTGPRVFLMVLQDKTLTHEEMEMIADLIEKFGEKLLKNMLAVLIGSKDDKSEKCEIEENLKMFLDECKENIYVYRSDVKSTDLVEQLMGKGKTQESEKN
- the si:ch211-139n6.3 gene encoding uncharacterized protein si:ch211-139n6.3 isoform X2, with product MPKGEHKSAGDVSADDSVVTVVLLGQNSTDKCLVGNTMLAFKCFQPGQRMYQKALGRVGNELLYIINTPEFFWSPNQDPETNAIEAMKPSYPGSRMFLLVLQNKQLSNEEMEMFTKLKERFGEKIVENITVVLIDSKESSEVSRDTANASLKQILHECNERMCVFSKDMRGVDLVGQLLPEKPDEDLDRSNVDNNKQINPEEKDKSEQPKPMQEESMTIQPSGGEGMTTMVLLGLNSDDKCLIGNSILQHDCFTPGRTICDRVVARVGDQMVCIVNTPDLFVFKPRPDLIADSMEEMQPTYTGPRVFLMKDKQKRNKTQLHTYQNGPLHQSKFKINVNNFTHTHTHTNTKHIKFST